Proteins encoded together in one Jaculus jaculus isolate mJacJac1 chromosome 7, mJacJac1.mat.Y.cur, whole genome shotgun sequence window:
- the Rtl1 gene encoding retrotransposon-like protein 1, whose protein sequence is MMEPSEDSFETMMELKNPSSKQMESSEGSSNTNVEKVGSAAQAEVGLASDPAQERKEPPSGSLQEMEKLPIDLLQDMEEPSSGPLEEIEDPPNDLLQDMEESCNGSHQAMVDSLNEASDEMKEASINSCETEVEEEDESNLTEVGREENLEENPIQVSPAEVMATMRSIISLFFRMQDLREQQRVAEEILVQGINAGRLPTPRHFSGDRREYHEFIVLCQLILQSYPTMFYNDHLRVKFVICHLSGMALEWAKGLIQQNSPLLNDFPGFLEAMSEVFEYRQALRVAEDAMFNIRQGNRCATDYINEFQSLVPTLGWPDEVLQAHLCQGLNEDIRHYLFRVPQPDSLHSLIVLILQIEDKLAERRAMLRLPPESRPRNLTWIDSPAPERWMVSSWLPSDFHPDIDRAHLFLLLLVRVNPYHCVAVQALVDSGAEGNFMDEKFAQEHYVELYEKPYPQSIQTVDGSLIGDEPVWLYTEALVCIHQNHQESIEFDIVPSPNFSVVLGINWLRLHAPEVDWVRGRCTFHSPYCLQNCFRPPPPCIALEKHSMSLLPGLPHPYSDLADVFNPKEADDETSDQPSSDGSDDLSESEPSELQQAGDSDHSETFYECPSTAPWEPVGARMQEQARLQEEYWELYNMLTDRQDYIQMIPELFDQLHGAAWFTKLELRGTIVEESVNVIRTEDTWKAAFGLEVQDMSNYQPFSLSSDPIIPQNVLHFILKDMLGFFVLSYGHEVLVYSMCQEEHVQHVRQVLVRFRHHNIYCSLDKSQFHRRTAEILDFVVSPKGVKLNKNILSIITDYPPPRTRKCLQNMIEFMFPYRHFVERFAFIAEPLVRQVLSTEPFRWGDEEEEAFECLKRAFRRAPLLYHPKPQNPFYLETGSNRLGLYASLIQIDEHTGKKVTCAFYSRNLSPIEVDYPLVELRILPIRAAFMVWCRYLENTEEPIMILLNTEDLASLNNDRLTVLLPGHWVFFFSHFHFDILEIPDPDNGQPLAPMRNWRGLRGRATRPILLFAMRGPSRDQDSDSGEEDSDDESDEEGIDEQTLLQELLSAIPIDQILNSFLAHFSMAQIRAVILHFFRGLLYWKNLLALAALLVMMRARQHLSLLPAPPMVVACPQPRRSLRLILDSTLTVGSGLATAIAQLLSQMPPLVGANTLPAQELAELFLGPGHWQRNALQPQPNRGLRFTPGFWLTLCEFFGIRVAPREGSLPAPHQHRYLELHVVGDEDAVLREALQDDLQRYRQCGLHDGLQDTPQDEQVSDVQEALPGDDTAIALPIRPRNLLDPEVLDFLNNRLLYVRGADGRLTLLSREQVARALTRFLTMISTQAPPLPAREEARLEELPDPEDNDLD, encoded by the coding sequence ATGATGGAGCCCTCTGAAGACTCATTTGAGACGATGATGGAGCTTAAGAATCCATCATCAAAACAAATGGAGTCCTCCGAGGGCTCATCCAACACCAACGTGGAGAAAGTGGGCAGCGCAGCGCAGGCGGAGGTGGGTCTCGCCAGTGACCCAGCCCAGGAAAGAAAGGAGCCACCAAGTGGCTCACTCCAGGAAATGGAAAAGCTGCCCATTGATCTACTCCAAGACATGGAGGAGCCATCCAGTGGCCCACTTGAGGAAATAGAGGATCCACCCAATGACCTACTCCAAGACATGGAGGAGTCATGCAATGGTTCACACCAGGCGATGGTGGATTCACTCAATGAAGCATCTGACGAAATGAAAGAAGCATCAATCAACTCATGTGAGACCGAGGTTGAGGAAGAAGATGAGTCTAACCTGACGGaagtgggaagggaggagaatctCGAAGAGAACCCAATCCAGGTCTCTCCTGCAGAAGTCATGGCCACGATGAGGTCCATCATCTCTCTGTTCTTCCGGATGCAAGACCTCAGAGAACAACAAAGAGTAGCAGAGGAGATCTTGGTCCAGGGGATCAATGCGGGCCGGCTGCCCACCCCCAGGCACTTCTCTGGTGACCGCAGAGAGTACCACGAGTTCATCGTGCTCTGCCAGCTGATCTTACAAAGCTACCCAACCATGTTCTACAACGACCACCTGCGGGTGAAGTTCGTCATCTGCCACCTGTCCGGCATGGCTTTGGAGTGGGCCAAAGGCCTCATTCAACAGAACAGCCCCCTGCTGAACGACTTCCCAGGCTTCCTGGAGGCCATGTCGGAAGTGTTCGAGTACCGGCAGGCGCTGCGTGTGGCAGAAGACGCCATGTTCAACATCAGGCAGGGGAATCGCTGCGCCACCGATTACATCAACGAGTTCCAAAGCCTGGTACCCACCTTGGGCTGGCCAGACGAAGTCCTACAGGCCCATCTGTGCCAAGGGCTCAATGAAGATATTAGGCATTATCTGTTTCGCGTCCCTCAGCCTGATTCCCTGCACAGTCTGATCGTGCTCATCCTGCAAATTGAAGATAAACTGGCTGAGAGAAGAGCCATGCTCAGGCTGCCCCCTGAGTCCCGCCCACGGAACCTGACCTGGATCGACTCACCTGCTCCAGAGAGGTGGATGGTCAGTAGCTGGCTGCCAAGTGACTTCCACCCAGACATTGACCGGGCTCATctcttcctgttgctgttggtGAGAGTGAACCCCTACCACTGTGTGGCCGTGCAGGCCCTGGTGGACTCAGGGGCAGAAGGCAACTTCATGGATGAAAAATTTGCCCAAGAGCACTACGTGGAGCTCTACGAGAAGCCCTATCCACAGTCCATCCAAACGGTGGATGGCTCGCTGATCGGAGACGAACCTGTCTGGCTCTAtactgaagccctggtgtgcatcCATCAGAACCACCAGGAGTCTATCGAATTTGACATCGTACCTTCACCAAACTTCTCCGTGGTCTTAGGCATCAACTGGCTCCGCCTCCACGCCCCCGAAGTTGACTGGGTCAGAGGCCGCTGCACCTTCCACTCTCCCTACTGTCTGCAGAACTGCTTCCGCCCACCCCCACCATGCATCGCGCTGGAGAAACACAGCATGAGCCTGCTCCCCGGATTGCCACACCCATACTCAGACCTGGCCGACGTGTTTAACCCGAAGGAAGCAGATGATGAGACTTCCGACCAGCCAAGCTCAGACGGATCCGATGATCTTTCTGAATCAGAGCCCTCTGAGCTTCAGCAGGCTGGAGACAGTGATCACAGCGAGACCTTTTACGAGTGTCCCTCCACCGCGCCTTGGGAACCTGTTGGTGCCAGGATGCAAGAACAAGCCAGGCTGCAAGAGGAATACTGGGAGCTGTACAACATGCTGACCGACAGGCAGGACTACATACAGATGATTCCAGAACTGTTTGACCAGTTACACGGAGCTGCATGGTTCACAAAACTCGAGCTGCGTGGGACCATCGTGGAGGAAAGCGTGAATGTCATCCGGACAGAAGACACATGGAAAGCGGCTTTTGGTTTGGAGGTTCAAGATATGAGTAACTACCAGCCCTTCTCGCTATCCTCAGACCCTATCATACCTCAGAACGTGCTTCACTTCATCCTGAAGGACATGCTAGGCTTCTTCGTGCTCTCCTATGGCCATGAGGTCCTAGTCTACTCAATGTGCCAAGAGGAACACGTCCAGCATGTACGCCAAGTACTGGTCCGCTTCCGACATCACAACATCTACTGCTCCCTGGATAAGAGCCAGTTCCACCGCCGGACCGCGGAGATCCTGGACTTTGTGGTGTCCCCCAAAGGGGTGAAACTGAACAAGAACATCTTAAGCATCATCACGGACTACCCTCCCCCCAGGACCAGGAAGTGCCTGCAGAACATGATTGAGTTCATGTTTCCCTACCGCCACTTTGTGGAGCGCTTCGCTTTCATCGCGGAGCCCCTCGTGCGGCAGGTGCTGAGCACGGAGCCCTTCCGCTGGggggatgaggaggaagaggcctTCGAGTGCCTGAAGAGGGCTTTCCGCAGGGCGCCCCTTCTCTACCACCCCAAGCCTCAGAACCCATTCTACTTGGAAACAGGGTCCAACAGATTGGGCCTGTACGCCTCCCTGATCCAAATTGACGAGCACACTGGCAAGAAAGTCACCTGCGCTTTCTACTCGCGAAACCTGTCCCCTATCGAGGTGGACTACCCTCTAGTGGAGCTGAGGATCCTTCCAATCCGGGCTGCCTTCATGGTGTGGTGCCGCTACCTGGAGAACACCGAGGAGCCCATCATGATCCTTCTCAACACAGAGGATCTAGCCTCCCTGAATAATGACAGGCTCACCGTACTTCTCCCCGGGCACTGGGTCTTCTTCTTTTCTCACTTCCACTTTGACATCCTGGAGATCCCAGACCCAGATAATGGGCAACCCCTGGCGCCCATGAGGAACTGGAGAGGTCTAAGGGGCAGAGCCACACGGCCAATTCTGCTTTTTGCCATGAGAGGACCCTCCAGAGATCAAGATTCTGACTCCGGGGAGGAGGACAGTGATGACGAATCAGATGAGGAGGGGATCGATGAGCAGACCCTGCTGCAGGAGCTCCTGAGTGCCATACCAATTGACCAGATTCTCAACAGCTTCCTGGCCCACTTCAGCATGGCTCAGATCCGGGCCGTGATCCTGCACTTCTTCAGGGGCCTGCTCTACTGGAAGAACCTCCTTGCGCTGGCAGCCctactggtgatgatgagggcgAGGCAGCACCTCTCGCTGCTGCCCGCTCCCCCCATGGTGGTGGCATGTCCCCAGCCTAGGCGCTCACTCAGACTCATCCTGGACTCAACCCTCACCGTGGGCAGTGGCCTGGCCACCGCCATTGCCCAGCTGCTTAGCCAGATGCCCCCACTGGTAGGTGCCAATACTCTCCCAGCTCAGGAGCTGGCCGAGCTTTTCCTAGGGCCCGGACACTGGCAGAGAAATGCCTTGCAGCCCCAGCCTAACCGGGGCCTGAGGTTCACCCCAGGGTTCTGGTTGACCCTGTGTGAGTTCTTCGGTATCAGAGTGGCCCCCCGAGAGGGCAGCCTCCCTGCCCCTCACCAGCACCGGTATTTGGAGCTGCACGTCGTCGGTGATGAGGATGCCGTCTTGCGAGAAGCCCTGCAAGACGACCTGCAACGTTACCGTCAGTGTGGCCTGCATGACGGCCTGCAAGACACCCCGCAGGACGAGCAGGTCAGCGAcgtgcaagaggccctgcctgGGGACGACACCGCGATCGCCCTCCCCATCCGCCCACGCAACCTGCTGGACCCCGAGGTCCTGGACTTCCTCAACAACCGCTTGCTCTACGTCCGTGGTGCCGACGGCCGGCTGACCCTGCTCAGCAGAGAGCAGGTGGCCCGGGCCCTGACCAGATTCCTGACCATGATTTCCACGCAAGCTCCGCCCCTGCCAGCCAGAGAAGAGGCAAGGTTAGAGGAGCTGCCAGACCCAGAAGATAATGACCTCGACTGA